In Halobacillus amylolyticus, the following proteins share a genomic window:
- the tatC gene encoding twin-arginine translocase subunit TatC, producing the protein MMNEAHLDKSLLNEEEQTLVEHITDLRKAIISSAIFFVVCFVAILVSINYVIPLVTDGNKLVMLGPLDVIRFYTGIAGSLSLGLSAPFIGFQAWKFVRPAMTTKESKTTLSFIPGILLSFLIGVSFGFFIVFPTVYGFLMNIGSQNFEMMITAKEYFSFMLMTSIPLGFLFEVPLLLMFLTAIGIVTPDKLREVRKYGYLLMAIVSALITPPDLLSQIIVLGPLIVLYELGVILSKMVYRRKWETDDQAE; encoded by the coding sequence ATGATGAACGAAGCACACTTGGATAAGTCATTGCTGAATGAAGAAGAACAGACACTCGTCGAGCACATTACCGACCTAAGAAAAGCGATTATCAGCTCAGCCATCTTCTTCGTTGTTTGTTTTGTTGCCATTTTGGTTTCGATTAACTACGTGATCCCTTTAGTAACCGATGGAAACAAACTCGTCATGCTCGGACCACTCGACGTCATCAGATTTTATACTGGGATAGCAGGAAGCTTGAGTCTTGGACTTTCGGCTCCATTTATTGGTTTTCAAGCTTGGAAGTTTGTCAGACCTGCGATGACAACGAAAGAAAGCAAGACAACCTTATCGTTCATCCCAGGTATTTTACTTAGTTTTCTGATTGGTGTCTCCTTTGGTTTCTTTATAGTTTTCCCCACTGTCTATGGGTTTCTCATGAATATTGGTTCACAAAACTTTGAGATGATGATCACGGCCAAAGAGTATTTCTCTTTTATGTTGATGACATCCATTCCACTAGGTTTTCTATTTGAAGTACCGCTTTTACTAATGTTTTTGACAGCGATCGGGATCGTGACACCAGATAAATTACGGGAAGTCAGAAAATATGGATATCTCCTAATGGCCATTGTTTCTGCCCTCATCACACCACCTGATCTGCTCTCTCAAATCATTGTTCTCGGGCCTTTGATTGTCTTATATGAGCTTGGAGTTATCCTTTCGAAAATGGTTTATCGTCGGAAGTGGGAAACTGATGATCAGGCGGAATAA
- a CDS encoding YkvA family protein: MSTEKDYDKKLENFDSSEAIKGKEKHFSENKYVAKLLKYAKKMGVKISYYSLLLFYAFKSPDTPKSVKAMIAGALGYLILPLDIVPDFIPVLGFADDTMVVLYALSKVRGHITDSIKEQAHERMKRIFGVNYDGKNEIDSTLKPQQED, from the coding sequence TTGTCAACAGAAAAAGACTATGATAAGAAATTAGAGAACTTTGATTCTTCCGAAGCCATTAAAGGGAAAGAGAAGCATTTCTCTGAAAATAAATATGTGGCAAAGCTGCTTAAGTATGCCAAGAAAATGGGAGTTAAAATCTCCTACTACAGCCTGCTGTTATTCTATGCTTTCAAAAGTCCGGACACTCCTAAGTCTGTTAAAGCAATGATTGCAGGTGCCTTAGGATACTTGATTCTGCCGTTGGACATTGTGCCGGATTTCATCCCTGTTCTAGGATTTGCGGATGATACGATGGTGGTCTTATACGCCTTATCCAAAGTCAGAGGGCATATCACTGATTCGATTAAAGAGCAAGCTCATGAACGTATGAAGCGAATCTTCGGTGTGAATTATGACGGGAAGAACGAAATAGATTCTACCCTTAAACCGCAGCAGGAAGACTAA
- a CDS encoding hemolysin family protein: MIAIGTLIILIILNGFFAASEIALISLNDKKVKQMADRGDKKAKKLYHLISEPSRFLSTIQVGITLAGFLASAFAADFFAGPLAEALYNLGVPLSQAVLGTVSVVVITIVLSYFTLVFGELVPKQLALQKGELISNLMATPLTLLFKVSLPIVKLLTFSTDNTVRLFGVDPNADNEEATEEDIRMLVDEGARKGNIQSDESFMIKNIFEFNDKTVSDIMTHRTDLSGLPTHTTLQDTVQLVKEEKFTRFPVYEDSIDQIVGVLHTKDLLQFLERREYDSFDIKEIIRKPHYVLESQRVDIVLRDMQKNNRHIAIVLDEFGGTEGMITFEDVIEEIVGEIFSENVETDSSDEEITKLGRGKYSVAGVTRLYQLNEVLETDLPTDKSETINGYLIDQIGYVPSEEEQPVIQYKQILFEVTEVTDYRIEKVVVTIEQEETDEQPSEESS; this comes from the coding sequence GTGATTGCTATAGGAACACTCATTATACTAATTATTTTAAATGGTTTTTTTGCTGCATCAGAGATCGCCTTGATTTCACTAAATGATAAAAAAGTGAAGCAAATGGCAGATCGTGGCGATAAGAAGGCGAAGAAGCTCTACCATCTTATATCTGAACCAAGCCGCTTCTTGTCCACGATTCAAGTCGGAATTACGCTGGCCGGATTCTTAGCCAGTGCGTTTGCGGCTGATTTCTTTGCTGGGCCCTTAGCAGAGGCGTTGTATAATTTAGGAGTGCCATTGTCCCAAGCGGTGCTCGGCACGGTTTCCGTCGTAGTTATTACTATAGTTCTCTCCTATTTCACCCTGGTCTTTGGCGAGCTCGTACCCAAGCAACTCGCCTTACAGAAAGGGGAATTGATTTCTAATCTGATGGCGACACCTCTGACTTTGTTATTTAAAGTTAGTCTGCCGATTGTGAAGCTGCTCACTTTTTCTACAGACAACACGGTTCGCTTGTTCGGTGTCGATCCTAATGCCGATAATGAAGAGGCAACCGAAGAAGATATAAGAATGCTGGTCGACGAGGGAGCAAGGAAAGGCAATATTCAGAGCGATGAGTCGTTTATGATCAAAAATATTTTTGAATTTAATGATAAGACGGTTTCTGACATTATGACACACCGAACCGATCTGTCCGGACTGCCAACTCATACAACCTTACAGGACACGGTACAATTAGTGAAAGAAGAAAAATTCACTCGCTTCCCCGTGTATGAAGACAGTATCGATCAAATCGTCGGTGTTTTGCATACGAAGGATCTGCTTCAATTCCTGGAGCGAAGAGAATATGATTCTTTCGATATAAAAGAGATCATTCGCAAACCTCATTATGTGTTGGAAAGTCAACGGGTCGATATCGTGCTCCGAGATATGCAGAAAAATAACAGGCACATTGCTATTGTTCTCGATGAATTTGGAGGGACGGAAGGAATGATTACCTTTGAAGATGTTATTGAGGAAATTGTCGGTGAAATCTTCAGCGAAAATGTAGAAACCGATAGCAGTGATGAGGAAATCACAAAGCTTGGCCGAGGTAAATATTCAGTGGCCGGGGTCACGCGACTGTATCAACTTAACGAAGTTCTGGAAACTGACTTGCCAACCGATAAGTCTGAAACCATTAATGGATACCTCATCGATCAAATAGGTTATGTTCCGTCTGAAGAAGAACAGCCTGTGATCCAATATAAGCAAATTCTCTTTGAAGTGACGGAGGTAACGGACTACCGAATCGAAAAGGTCGTTGTAACGATTGAACAGGAGGAGACAGATGAACAACCCTCAGAGGAGAGTAGTTGA
- a CDS encoding nucleoside hydrolase, which translates to MGKILLIADPGVDDSFAIMYALLNPNIEVMGIACGYGNVSQADALRNSAYLLKLAGREDIPLINGAEAPLTGLPPQYFYEIHGYHGIGGLNTEHITPAKVYPFQKIYDLISTYGKELTIVNLSRFTTLALTFVQAGSNIHDAGEIIVMGGAFLVPGNSSPLAEANVYGDPQAAKIVAAQGRGITFIPLNVSNRAIVSLDIIHDLSEQTATPFSPILKPIMEYYSMQYQSIIPGINGAPLHDVTLLSFLTNEDHYKLVHRQIFVVDDGPSRGLTYADFRPVPEIIPHYPINKIVIDFNVKYFVNDFVKTMSSL; encoded by the coding sequence ATGGGGAAAATCTTATTAATCGCAGATCCTGGGGTTGATGATTCGTTTGCCATTATGTATGCCCTTCTAAATCCAAACATCGAAGTGATGGGGATTGCATGTGGATATGGTAATGTCAGTCAGGCTGACGCACTAAGGAATAGCGCCTATTTACTTAAGCTTGCGGGAAGAGAAGATATCCCACTGATTAATGGAGCGGAAGCCCCTCTTACCGGCTTGCCCCCTCAATATTTTTATGAGATTCATGGCTATCATGGCATAGGGGGACTGAACACAGAGCATATTACGCCTGCTAAGGTTTATCCTTTTCAAAAGATCTATGATTTAATTTCAACCTATGGGAAGGAGCTTACGATTGTTAATCTGTCCCGCTTCACAACATTAGCTCTTACCTTTGTTCAAGCAGGAAGTAACATTCATGATGCAGGAGAAATCATTGTTATGGGAGGGGCCTTTCTAGTTCCGGGGAATAGCAGTCCTTTAGCAGAGGCCAATGTTTATGGTGACCCTCAAGCTGCAAAAATTGTGGCTGCCCAAGGGAGGGGAATCACATTTATACCGCTTAATGTGAGTAATCGCGCCATTGTCTCCCTTGACATTATTCACGACCTTTCAGAACAAACAGCGACACCCTTTTCACCAATTCTTAAACCCATTATGGAATACTATAGCATGCAATATCAATCCATTATCCCCGGTATTAACGGGGCCCCTTTACATGACGTCACCTTGCTTTCCTTTCTTACAAATGAAGATCACTATAAACTTGTTCATCGGCAAATTTTTGTTGTCGATGACGGTCCATCAAGAGGCTTAACCTATGCTGATTTTCGCCCTGTTCCGGAAATCATTCCACACTACCCTATAAACAAGATTGTTATTGATTTTAATGTGAAGTACTTTGTGAATGATTTCGTGAAGACCATGAGCTCCTTGTAG
- a CDS encoding flavin reductase family protein, translating to MRFDPSKLETKNVYKLLSGSVVPRPIAWVSTTSENGIRNLAPFSFFTVASRQPPMLCISIGPGVGARKGTVKDTLENIRTGKEFVINISSTPLGNEVQKSSENLASEVDEFEEAGLTPIPSEKVKPMRIKEAPIQMECKLHQIVELGSDHLIIGEMVLYHIQEDYYLENYKVNFEKLRPLGRLAASFSESKDFFSLPKQDLK from the coding sequence ATGAGATTTGATCCTTCAAAACTAGAGACAAAAAACGTTTATAAATTGTTATCAGGGTCTGTTGTTCCACGGCCGATTGCCTGGGTTTCCACGACATCTGAAAATGGAATTCGCAACCTGGCCCCATTCAGCTTCTTTACGGTAGCATCAAGACAGCCGCCGATGCTCTGTATTTCGATTGGACCAGGGGTTGGGGCTAGAAAAGGAACAGTTAAAGACACACTGGAGAACATCCGTACAGGCAAAGAATTTGTCATTAACATCTCATCGACACCACTTGGCAATGAGGTGCAAAAAAGTTCAGAAAACCTTGCCAGTGAAGTTGACGAGTTCGAGGAAGCAGGCCTTACACCGATTCCAAGTGAAAAAGTAAAGCCGATGAGAATCAAGGAAGCACCGATTCAAATGGAATGTAAGCTGCATCAAATCGTTGAGCTTGGCAGCGACCATTTAATTATTGGAGAAATGGTACTCTACCATATTCAAGAAGACTACTATCTTGAAAATTATAAGGTTAATTTTGAGAAGTTGCGTCCTCTGGGAAGGTTAGCTGCGAGTTTTAGTGAGAGCAAGGACTTTTTCTCGTTGCCGAAACAAGATTTGAAGTGA
- a CDS encoding MFS transporter has translation MRTVAMNTTPTSLANPWKMLLWLLMAQIMVAFIGRSLGPLGVLIEEDLSLTKAQIGLLPSALFLGQAIASIPAGFITDRIGSRPLLLVLSLCLGTSFLFMTFQSAFWLVLFLVMIGGLGYGGMHPTTNRGIIYWFSQKQRGTAMGIKQMGITFGSALSAILLLPLAASYGWRPVVLIACLGLVVTGLIAFLLYRDPPQEAAVSNEKPTFRSIYSSILSMVKNKALLLVSFSAMGVNGSQMCLNTYLVLFAYEQLGINLVLAGMLLVTSEVGGSLGRVGWGVISDRLFDGKRLIILVFIASITLVASVVVAFIPAGTPFWMLVPIFLVFGFSVSGFNGIWMNLASELVPKEQAGLSSGFSITLGSIGVILIPPLFGLLVDQSQSYTFGWLLISGIMVGVLLILASLYVVKKENVSSN, from the coding sequence ATGAGAACAGTTGCAATGAATACAACACCAACAAGTCTGGCCAATCCGTGGAAAATGTTACTATGGCTGCTGATGGCTCAAATTATGGTCGCCTTTATTGGACGGAGTCTTGGACCACTTGGGGTGTTAATAGAAGAAGATTTATCTCTGACAAAGGCACAAATAGGCTTGTTGCCATCGGCGCTGTTCCTCGGGCAGGCGATAGCGTCTATTCCTGCTGGCTTCATTACCGATAGAATCGGCTCAAGACCCTTATTATTAGTGTTATCCCTATGTCTTGGGACCAGCTTCTTATTTATGACGTTCCAATCCGCCTTTTGGCTTGTGCTTTTCTTAGTGATGATTGGCGGACTAGGGTATGGTGGGATGCATCCTACTACGAACAGAGGAATTATCTATTGGTTTTCGCAAAAGCAGCGAGGAACCGCAATGGGAATTAAACAGATGGGGATCACGTTTGGTTCAGCACTTTCGGCGATCTTATTATTGCCGCTAGCGGCTTCTTATGGCTGGAGACCTGTCGTGTTGATTGCCTGTCTAGGTTTAGTTGTTACCGGTTTGATTGCTTTTTTACTGTATCGCGATCCTCCTCAAGAAGCGGCCGTCAGTAACGAGAAGCCAACATTTCGATCGATTTATTCTTCGATTCTCAGCATGGTTAAAAATAAGGCATTGCTTCTCGTCAGTTTTAGTGCCATGGGAGTCAATGGATCACAGATGTGTTTAAATACGTATCTCGTTTTGTTCGCCTACGAACAGCTGGGCATCAATCTAGTATTAGCGGGTATGCTGCTCGTTACTTCAGAAGTCGGCGGTTCCCTTGGAAGAGTAGGGTGGGGAGTGATCAGTGATCGTTTGTTTGATGGCAAACGGCTGATCATTCTCGTTTTCATTGCTAGTATCACCTTAGTTGCAAGTGTCGTTGTCGCCTTTATCCCGGCTGGAACCCCTTTTTGGATGCTCGTGCCCATCTTTCTCGTATTTGGCTTCTCTGTTTCCGGGTTTAATGGCATTTGGATGAACTTAGCCTCAGAACTCGTTCCTAAGGAGCAAGCAGGATTATCAAGTGGATTCAGTATTACGCTTGGTTCCATCGGCGTGATCCTCATTCCGCCCCTATTCGGCTTGTTAGTTGACCAAAGTCAAAGCTACACATTTGGTTGGCTGTTAATTTCTGGAATCATGGTGGGAGTGCTTTTGATCCTAGCCAGCTTATATGTTGTAAAAAAAGAGAACGTTTCTTCCAATTAA
- a CDS encoding sodium:solute symporter family protein, with protein sequence MFFITIMLIYGWLGGMRSVAYTDTMQGIALLFGVFMLLIGSIIYFGGLPTAADYMQAYAPEKLGVPDGPGVANWFSLLLLVGIGAAVYPHAVQRIFSAKSEKTLKRSFTQMAWMPFLTAGVVFIVGIIGIAAFPGLDTAESEQLVGMMASAVANQNALFYWAMVLLFGGVIAAIVSTADSVLLTFSSIVSNDLYGRYINPTASQNKKILVGKLVGVAAVVLLVIIAWFPPATLYQIFVLKFELLIQVAPALILGLYWNRLHPKAVFAGMLTGTVFASYMTFANITPLGIFSGLWGLLINLLICVIGSLFMSVSAAEEEEADQVIGM encoded by the coding sequence GTGTTCTTTATTACCATTATGCTTATTTACGGTTGGCTCGGCGGTATGCGTTCTGTCGCTTATACGGATACCATGCAGGGGATCGCGTTACTGTTCGGTGTGTTCATGCTGTTAATTGGTTCAATTATCTACTTTGGCGGGCTGCCAACAGCCGCGGACTATATGCAGGCCTATGCGCCTGAGAAATTAGGTGTTCCCGACGGGCCTGGTGTCGCCAACTGGTTTAGTTTACTACTGCTTGTAGGAATTGGCGCAGCCGTCTATCCTCATGCTGTCCAGAGGATTTTTTCTGCCAAAAGTGAAAAAACGTTAAAACGTTCTTTTACACAAATGGCTTGGATGCCTTTTCTAACAGCAGGGGTCGTATTTATCGTTGGAATTATCGGGATTGCCGCATTCCCTGGATTAGATACGGCAGAGTCTGAGCAATTGGTTGGGATGATGGCGAGTGCTGTGGCTAATCAGAACGCTCTCTTTTATTGGGCCATGGTTCTCTTATTTGGTGGTGTCATTGCTGCGATTGTGTCAACAGCCGATTCTGTCCTATTGACGTTCTCATCGATTGTTTCCAATGATTTGTATGGAAGGTATATCAACCCGACAGCATCACAGAATAAGAAAATTCTCGTCGGTAAACTTGTTGGTGTAGCGGCAGTTGTGCTCCTCGTTATTATTGCATGGTTCCCACCAGCCACACTTTATCAGATTTTTGTGTTAAAATTTGAACTATTAATTCAGGTAGCTCCGGCCTTAATCCTCGGATTGTATTGGAATCGCCTTCATCCGAAAGCCGTGTTCGCAGGTATGCTCACGGGTACGGTGTTCGCTTCGTATATGACGTTTGCCAACATCACACCTTTAGGGATATTCAGTGGCCTTTGGGGATTACTTATTAACCTCTTGATTTGTGTGATTGGCAGCCTATTTATGAGTGTCTCGGCTGCTGAAGAGGAAGAAGCAGATCAAGTGATTGGTATGTAA
- a CDS encoding sodium:solute symporter family transporter, which produces MELAFAGWSGVLILLMYGAIMLGVGIVTYLKNRNVHESLDEYYLGGRGLGVMVLFFTFFATQYSGNTVVGYPPTAYRMGYEYLVSVPYFILIIMVYLMFAPRMYLMGKKYKLLTPVDWIEKRFRSKPVSILAAFLMLYALGNYLLEQFVAIGQGVSGLTGGQFLIK; this is translated from the coding sequence ATGGAATTAGCATTTGCAGGTTGGTCAGGAGTCTTAATCTTATTAATGTATGGTGCGATTATGCTTGGAGTAGGTATTGTCACTTATTTAAAAAACAGAAATGTTCATGAAAGCCTTGATGAGTATTACCTTGGTGGACGTGGGCTCGGTGTTATGGTATTGTTCTTTACTTTCTTTGCGACGCAGTATAGCGGAAATACAGTCGTTGGTTATCCACCGACAGCCTATCGGATGGGATATGAGTATCTCGTATCTGTTCCTTACTTTATCCTAATTATAATGGTGTACTTGATGTTTGCGCCAAGAATGTATCTGATGGGGAAAAAGTACAAACTCCTTACCCCAGTTGACTGGATTGAGAAGCGGTTCAGATCGAAACCTGTTTCCATTTTAGCTGCTTTTTTAATGCTTTATGCACTCGGTAACTATTTGTTGGAACAATTTGTTGCCATTGGTCAAGGTGTTTCCGGTTTAACAGGGGGACAATTCCTTATCAAGTAG
- the leuD gene encoding 3-isopropylmalate dehydratase small subunit produces MKPFRKHKGSVVPLNRTNIDTDIIIPKEFLKRIERTGFGQFLMHDWRFQEDGEPREDFVLNFNKYQEASILLTGENFGSGSSRENAVWALQDYGFQVIIAPSFADIFRINCSKNGLLLIELEQSLMNDLFEKEEYIDGYTLQVDLQEGIIKDQQGWSIPFTLDSHTRHKFLNGLDDIALTLEAEDNIKEFEKNRPFYMNPTTI; encoded by the coding sequence ATGAAACCGTTTCGTAAGCATAAGGGGTCTGTTGTGCCCTTGAACCGGACCAATATCGACACAGACATCATTATCCCAAAAGAATTTCTTAAAAGGATTGAGAGAACGGGTTTCGGCCAGTTCCTCATGCACGACTGGCGTTTTCAAGAAGATGGCGAGCCGCGGGAGGACTTTGTTTTAAATTTTAACAAATATCAAGAGGCCTCGATTTTGCTGACAGGAGAGAATTTCGGCTCCGGGTCTTCAAGGGAAAATGCGGTTTGGGCCCTTCAGGATTACGGATTCCAGGTGATCATTGCCCCGTCTTTTGCCGATATATTCCGAATCAACTGTTCTAAAAATGGTTTGTTGTTAATTGAACTTGAGCAATCTTTAATGAATGACTTATTTGAAAAAGAAGAATACATCGACGGTTATACCCTACAAGTCGATCTACAGGAAGGAATTATTAAGGATCAACAGGGCTGGTCGATTCCGTTTACGCTTGATTCGCACACTCGTCATAAATTCTTGAACGGTCTGGATGACATTGCCCTTACTTTGGAAGCGGAAGACAATATTAAAGAATTTGAGAAAAATCGGCCTTTTTATATGAATCCAACTACTATTTAA
- the leuC gene encoding 3-isopropylmalate dehydratase large subunit: MAAKTLFEKVWDTHTIDPSLDQPLLFIDLHLVHEVTSPQAFSLLREQGRTVRRPDLTFATTDHNVPTTDRNQGLSDVLAKKQVQFLTENCKEFGIDVYDLNHPDNGIVHIIGPELGLTTPGKTIVCGDSHTSTHGAFGSLAFGIGSSEITHVLATQTLPQDKPKTMNVEIEGEMPPGVSSKDIILKIIGEMGTNGGSGHVIEFTGSTVRNMSMEERMTICNMAIEAGARSGMIAPDEKTFQYLKDRHFAPKGQQWEDAVKEWRNLYTDSGAIYDSTVTININDLAPQVTWGTNPGQVTSIDQSVPAPEAFTGASDQTASEAALHYMGLEPHTKMEKIKLDRVFIGSCTNARIEDLRLAAKVVSGHKIADNITALVVPGSYHVKRRAEKEGLDQIFTEAGFEWREPGCSMCLGMNPDFLQEGERCASTSNRNFEGRQGKGGRTHLVSPMMAAAAAITGRLTDIREWDFHKGVKENETVS, encoded by the coding sequence TTGGCTGCAAAAACACTTTTTGAAAAAGTATGGGACACCCATACGATTGATCCATCGCTAGACCAGCCGCTGCTTTTCATAGATTTGCATTTAGTCCATGAAGTCACGTCTCCGCAGGCTTTTTCACTGCTGCGGGAGCAGGGGCGTACCGTTCGCCGTCCTGATTTAACGTTTGCAACGACAGATCATAATGTGCCGACAACGGATCGAAATCAAGGGCTAAGTGATGTGTTGGCTAAAAAACAAGTGCAATTTTTAACGGAAAATTGTAAGGAGTTTGGGATCGATGTTTATGACCTCAATCACCCAGACAACGGCATTGTGCACATTATCGGACCTGAGCTTGGGCTGACCACTCCTGGTAAGACGATTGTTTGTGGGGACAGCCATACCTCGACACACGGCGCTTTCGGATCGCTTGCTTTTGGGATCGGTTCAAGTGAGATCACACACGTACTAGCGACACAAACACTGCCGCAGGATAAGCCGAAAACGATGAATGTCGAAATCGAAGGCGAGATGCCTCCTGGTGTCAGCAGTAAAGACATCATTTTGAAGATCATTGGAGAAATGGGTACGAATGGCGGCTCGGGGCATGTCATTGAATTTACAGGAAGTACGGTTAGAAACATGTCCATGGAAGAACGGATGACGATTTGCAATATGGCGATTGAAGCGGGGGCCCGCTCCGGAATGATCGCCCCGGATGAAAAGACATTTCAGTATTTAAAGGATCGTCATTTTGCGCCAAAGGGTCAGCAATGGGAAGATGCTGTAAAAGAATGGCGCAATCTATACACAGATTCAGGTGCCATTTACGACAGTACCGTCACGATTAACATCAATGACCTTGCCCCACAAGTCACATGGGGAACCAATCCAGGGCAGGTGACTTCCATTGATCAATCAGTTCCGGCACCAGAAGCATTTACAGGGGCATCTGATCAGACGGCATCTGAAGCGGCTTTACATTATATGGGCTTAGAACCGCATACAAAAATGGAAAAGATCAAATTGGATAGAGTGTTTATCGGTTCGTGCACGAATGCAAGAATAGAAGACTTGCGTTTGGCTGCAAAAGTTGTAAGCGGTCACAAAATTGCCGACAATATTACAGCTCTTGTCGTTCCTGGTTCGTACCATGTCAAAAGACGAGCAGAGAAAGAGGGATTGGATCAAATTTTTACTGAAGCCGGTTTTGAATGGAGAGAGCCCGGTTGCAGTATGTGCCTTGGGATGAATCCTGACTTTTTACAAGAAGGTGAACGATGCGCCTCAACGTCCAATCGTAATTTCGAAGGACGTCAAGGGAAAGGGGGCAGAACACATTTGGTGAGTCCGATGATGGCCGCTGCTGCAGCGATCACTGGTCGTCTAACAGATATTAGAGAATGGGATTTCCACAAGGGGGTGAAGGAGAATGAAACCGTTTCGTAA
- a CDS encoding hydroxymethylglutaryl-CoA lyase, with protein MQRIYIQEVVTRDGFQIEDQFVPTDQKIDLINRMSSSGLDKIEVTSFVSPKAVPNLKDAKEVMEGIDRKPDVTYTTLIPNVKGAERAAECEADEVNLVASVSETHNMKNVRRKVDESFADFKNIASFLSGTGIQINGTLATTFGCPFEGSISEDKVMTLINEYLEIGAGGITLADTTGMATPKQVYQLCEKVLNRWPNLPITLHFHNTRGMGLANVIEGIRAGVVRFDASLGGLGGCPFAPGATGNICTEDLVHMLAFMDYEMKVDLDQLIDTAKHLETILQREVPGQIIKAGKITDLHSVSYL; from the coding sequence TTGCAAAGAATTTATATTCAAGAAGTGGTGACGAGAGATGGATTTCAAATTGAAGATCAGTTTGTGCCGACAGATCAGAAGATTGATTTGATTAATAGGATGAGCTCTTCAGGGCTCGACAAAATTGAAGTGACATCCTTTGTGTCTCCAAAGGCCGTTCCTAACTTAAAGGATGCCAAGGAAGTCATGGAAGGGATTGACCGCAAGCCTGACGTCACTTATACCACGTTAATTCCCAATGTGAAAGGGGCAGAACGAGCAGCAGAGTGTGAAGCAGACGAAGTCAATCTGGTCGCATCTGTCAGTGAAACACACAATATGAAAAATGTACGTCGGAAGGTCGATGAATCTTTTGCCGATTTCAAAAACATTGCCAGCTTTTTATCCGGAACAGGGATACAGATTAACGGTACACTCGCGACAACGTTTGGCTGCCCATTCGAAGGGAGCATCTCAGAAGATAAAGTGATGACCTTAATCAACGAGTACCTCGAAATTGGAGCTGGCGGGATTACACTCGCTGACACAACAGGGATGGCAACACCGAAGCAAGTCTATCAATTGTGTGAAAAGGTGTTGAACCGCTGGCCGAACTTGCCGATTACGCTGCATTTCCATAATACAAGAGGAATGGGACTTGCGAATGTCATCGAAGGGATTCGCGCGGGTGTAGTAAGATTTGATGCCTCCTTAGGCGGCTTAGGCGGCTGTCCATTTGCCCCAGGTGCAACCGGAAATATTTGCACGGAGGATCTCGTTCATATGCTTGCCTTTATGGACTATGAGATGAAAGTAGATCTTGATCAGTTAATTGATACGGCTAAGCACCTCGAAACGATCCTTCAACGCGAAGTGCCAGGTCAAATCATTAAAGCTGGCAAAATCACGGATCTGCATTCCGTATCTTATTTATAG